One window from the genome of Crassostrea angulata isolate pt1a10 chromosome 2, ASM2561291v2, whole genome shotgun sequence encodes:
- the LOC128173781 gene encoding putative nuclease HARBI1 isoform X2: protein MAALVGFLRRNDQRRRLPRPRMFRDRLNPLELRTDDELFERYRFRRPTIIYICDMIADTVSHGTRRSMALPPMLQLLVFQRFVATGAFHQLLGDTVHVSKATAGRCIRRVASAIANAVGRFIRFPTGQEALNVKRKFHAIAGCVDGTFIRIQTPSENEPDYVNRKGYHSLNVMMTCDTNFLVTNCVAKWPGSCHDSRVFRESTLCHQFENGQHDGLLLGDSGYPCRTYLMTPFTATNDMRYRERYNTALCRTRVLIEQTYGILKRRFPCLAVGLRTDPGRACQYVVACVVLHNVGILRQDIVTLSLDDLTIAGPDIQEIGDPANNNGFGYREFIARQCFDH from the exons ATGGCGGCACTTGTTGgatttttaagaagaaatgaTCAGAGAAGGCGGCTCCCTCGTCCGCGCATGTTTCGAGACCGTCTCAATCCATTAGAATTACGGACAGACGACGAACTCTTTGAGAGGTATCGTTTTCGTCGGCCCACTATAATATATATCTGTGATATGATTGCCGATACGGTGAGTCATGGAACGAGGAGGTCCATGGCTCTCCCACCAATGCTTCAACTTTTGGTGTTCCAGAGGTTTGTGGCGACTGGGGCTTTCCACCAGCTCCTTGGAGATACCGTGCATGTGTCAAAGGCCACGGCTGGACGATGTATCCGGAGAGTTGCCTCGGCTATCGCCAATGCTGTCGGAAGATTCATCCGCTTTCCGACCGGTCAGGAGGCATTAAACGTGAAAAGGAAGTTCCATGCCATCGCAG GTTGTGTGGATGGCACTTTCATCAGGATTCAAACACCCTCTGAAAATGAGCCGGATTATGTCAATAGAAAGGGATACCACTCCCTAAATGTCATG aTGACATGTGACACCAATTTTTTGGTAACCAACTGTGTGGCAAAATGGCCAGGATCTTGTCATGACTCAAGGGTCTTCAGAGAGAGTACTTTATGCCATCAGTTTGAAAATG gTCAGCATGATGGATTACTCCTGGGCGACTCCGGATATCCCTGCAGGACATACCTGATGACCCCATTCACCGCCACCAACGATATGAGGTATCGGGAGAGGTACAACACAGCCTTATGCCGTACCCGCGTACTCATAGAGCAAACATACGGAATTCTCAAGAGGAGGTTCCCCTGTTTAGCAGTTGGGTTGCGGACAGACCCAGGTAGAGCATGTCAGTATGTTGTCGCTTGTGTGGTTTTGCATAATGTCGGCATCCTGCGACAGGACATTGTAACTCTCAGTCTAGATGACCTGACAATAGCTGGACCAGACATCCAGGAGATTGGAGACCCAGCGAACAACAACGGCTTTGGTTACCGTGAATTCATTGCCAGGCAATGTTTTGATCATTAA
- the LOC128173781 gene encoding putative nuclease HARBI1 isoform X1 — protein sequence MAALVGFLRRNDQRRRLPRPRMFRDRLNPLELRTDDELFERYRFRRPTIIYICDMIADTVSHGTRRSMALPPMLQLLVFQRFVATGAFHQLLGDTVHVSKATAGRCIRRVASAIANAVGRFIRFPTGQEALNVKRKFHAIAGFPNVLGCVDGTFIRIQTPSENEPDYVNRKGYHSLNVMMTCDTNFLVTNCVAKWPGSCHDSRVFRESTLCHQFENGQHDGLLLGDSGYPCRTYLMTPFTATNDMRYRERYNTALCRTRVLIEQTYGILKRRFPCLAVGLRTDPGRACQYVVACVVLHNVGILRQDIVTLSLDDLTIAGPDIQEIGDPANNNGFGYREFIARQCFDH from the exons ATGGCGGCACTTGTTGgatttttaagaagaaatgaTCAGAGAAGGCGGCTCCCTCGTCCGCGCATGTTTCGAGACCGTCTCAATCCATTAGAATTACGGACAGACGACGAACTCTTTGAGAGGTATCGTTTTCGTCGGCCCACTATAATATATATCTGTGATATGATTGCCGATACGGTGAGTCATGGAACGAGGAGGTCCATGGCTCTCCCACCAATGCTTCAACTTTTGGTGTTCCAGAGGTTTGTGGCGACTGGGGCTTTCCACCAGCTCCTTGGAGATACCGTGCATGTGTCAAAGGCCACGGCTGGACGATGTATCCGGAGAGTTGCCTCGGCTATCGCCAATGCTGTCGGAAGATTCATCCGCTTTCCGACCGGTCAGGAGGCATTAAACGTGAAAAGGAAGTTCCATGCCATCGCAG gATTTCCAAATGTGCTAGGTTGTGTGGATGGCACTTTCATCAGGATTCAAACACCCTCTGAAAATGAGCCGGATTATGTCAATAGAAAGGGATACCACTCCCTAAATGTCATG aTGACATGTGACACCAATTTTTTGGTAACCAACTGTGTGGCAAAATGGCCAGGATCTTGTCATGACTCAAGGGTCTTCAGAGAGAGTACTTTATGCCATCAGTTTGAAAATG gTCAGCATGATGGATTACTCCTGGGCGACTCCGGATATCCCTGCAGGACATACCTGATGACCCCATTCACCGCCACCAACGATATGAGGTATCGGGAGAGGTACAACACAGCCTTATGCCGTACCCGCGTACTCATAGAGCAAACATACGGAATTCTCAAGAGGAGGTTCCCCTGTTTAGCAGTTGGGTTGCGGACAGACCCAGGTAGAGCATGTCAGTATGTTGTCGCTTGTGTGGTTTTGCATAATGTCGGCATCCTGCGACAGGACATTGTAACTCTCAGTCTAGATGACCTGACAATAGCTGGACCAGACATCCAGGAGATTGGAGACCCAGCGAACAACAACGGCTTTGGTTACCGTGAATTCATTGCCAGGCAATGTTTTGATCATTAA